The Paraburkholderia sp. ZP32-5 genome includes a window with the following:
- the nadA gene encoding quinolinate synthase NadA, with product MEQQAIRTVEYDRPEQQGMICGVGQAWAKVPETPSAEEKLALKARIRALLKREKAVLVAHYYVDAELQELADETGGCVADSLEMARFGRDHDAQTLVVAGVRFMGETAKILSPDKRILMPDLDATCSLDLGCPVDEFSAFCDAHPDRTVVVYANTSAAVKARADWMVTSSIGLKIVADLHARGEKIIWAPDRHLGSYIQGKTGADMLMWQGSCLVHDEFKGIELDLLRAEYPHAKVLVHPESPPGVVALADVVGSTTQLIDAAQKLDASHFIVATDLGILHKMQLAAPGKTLIAAPTAGNSATCKSCAHCPWMAMNGLANLADVLERGHNEIFVDRAIGERARVPIDRMLDFAARQKKRVQASGDLARDVQLYSNVGAA from the coding sequence ATGGAGCAGCAGGCGATCAGGACTGTCGAATACGACCGGCCTGAGCAGCAGGGCATGATCTGCGGAGTCGGGCAGGCGTGGGCGAAGGTGCCCGAGACACCGTCGGCGGAAGAAAAGCTGGCGCTGAAGGCGCGCATTCGTGCGTTACTGAAGCGCGAGAAGGCGGTGCTCGTCGCGCACTATTATGTCGACGCCGAATTGCAGGAGCTGGCCGACGAAACTGGCGGCTGCGTGGCTGATTCGCTGGAAATGGCGCGCTTCGGACGAGATCACGACGCGCAGACACTGGTGGTCGCCGGCGTCCGTTTCATGGGCGAGACCGCGAAAATCCTCAGTCCGGACAAGCGCATTCTGATGCCGGATCTGGATGCGACCTGTTCACTCGACCTCGGTTGTCCAGTCGACGAGTTTTCTGCATTCTGCGACGCGCATCCGGACCGCACGGTGGTCGTCTACGCGAACACGAGCGCCGCCGTGAAGGCCCGGGCGGACTGGATGGTGACGTCGTCGATCGGATTGAAGATCGTCGCCGATTTGCACGCGCGCGGCGAAAAGATTATCTGGGCGCCGGACCGCCATCTCGGCAGTTATATCCAGGGCAAGACCGGCGCGGACATGCTGATGTGGCAGGGCTCCTGTCTCGTGCACGACGAATTCAAAGGCATCGAACTCGATCTGCTGCGCGCGGAGTATCCGCATGCGAAGGTGCTCGTGCATCCGGAGTCGCCCCCTGGCGTGGTCGCGCTCGCCGACGTCGTCGGCTCGACCACGCAGTTGATCGACGCCGCGCAAAAGCTTGACGCGAGCCATTTCATCGTCGCGACCGACCTCGGCATCCTGCACAAGATGCAACTCGCCGCCCCTGGCAAGACGCTGATTGCCGCGCCCACGGCCGGCAATAGCGCGACCTGCAAGAGTTGCGCGCATTGTCCGTGGATGGCGATGAACGGACTCGCCAATCTGGCTGACGTACTCGAGCGTGGCCATAACGAAATTTTCGTCGATCGCGCGATCGGCGAGCGCGCGCGCGTGCCGATCGACCGCATGCTCGATTTCGCCGCGCGTCAAAAGAAGCGCGTGCAGGCAAGCGGCGATCTCGCGCGCGACGTGCAACTGTATTCGAACGTGGGGGCAGCGTAA
- a CDS encoding DesA family fatty acid desaturase, with amino-acid sequence MLNSLLDFLAHGLLQLSWWQLIVYTLIVTHITIIGVTVYLHRCQAHRALDLHPIASHFFRFWLWMTTGMLTGQWAAIHRKHHAKCETEEDPHSPQTRGIWKVLLEGAELYRVEAKNEETMRKFSHGTPNDWMERNVYTKYPILGVSLMMVINVALFGIVGLTIWAVQMIWIPFWAAGVVNGLAHFWGYRNFNSSDASTNIFPWGIIIGGEELHNNHHTYATSAKLSNKWYEFDIGWMYIRIMQAFRLAKVKKVAPTPRLTTGKLVLDQDTLQAVLANRYEVMARYAKAIKRAYRQELAHLKEVGAREKYQVMRGARSWFHKEEAGLNEPQKLQLPQIFANSQKLKTYIDMRNELASIWERSNASREQLLAQLQDWCHRAEQSGIKALQDFAMRLRRYA; translated from the coding sequence TTGTTGAATTCCTTGCTCGATTTTCTTGCCCACGGTTTGCTGCAACTGTCGTGGTGGCAACTCATCGTCTACACGCTGATCGTGACGCACATCACGATCATCGGCGTGACCGTTTATCTGCATCGCTGCCAGGCGCATCGCGCGCTGGACCTGCATCCGATCGCAAGTCATTTTTTCCGTTTCTGGCTGTGGATGACCACCGGTATGTTGACCGGCCAGTGGGCCGCGATTCACCGTAAGCACCACGCGAAGTGCGAGACCGAGGAAGATCCGCACAGCCCGCAAACCCGCGGTATCTGGAAGGTGCTGCTGGAAGGCGCCGAACTCTATCGCGTTGAAGCGAAAAACGAAGAAACGATGCGCAAGTTCAGCCACGGCACGCCGAACGACTGGATGGAACGCAACGTCTACACGAAGTACCCGATTCTCGGCGTGAGCCTGATGATGGTGATCAACGTTGCGCTGTTCGGTATCGTCGGTCTGACGATCTGGGCCGTGCAGATGATCTGGATTCCGTTCTGGGCGGCTGGCGTGGTCAACGGTCTCGCGCACTTCTGGGGCTACCGCAATTTCAATTCGTCGGATGCGAGCACCAACATTTTCCCGTGGGGCATCATCATCGGCGGCGAAGAACTGCATAACAATCATCACACGTATGCGACTTCGGCCAAGCTGTCGAACAAGTGGTACGAGTTCGACATCGGCTGGATGTACATCCGCATCATGCAGGCGTTCCGTCTGGCCAAGGTGAAGAAGGTCGCGCCGACGCCGCGTCTGACCACCGGCAAGCTCGTGCTCGATCAGGACACGCTGCAGGCCGTGCTCGCGAACCGCTATGAAGTGATGGCGCGTTACGCGAAAGCGATCAAGCGCGCATACCGTCAGGAGCTTGCGCATCTGAAGGAAGTTGGTGCACGCGAGAAGTATCAGGTGATGCGCGGCGCGCGCAGCTGGTTCCACAAGGAAGAGGCGGGCCTGAACGAGCCGCAGAAGCTTCAGTTGCCGCAGATTTTCGCGAACAGTCAGAAGCTGAAAACCTACATCGATATGCGCAACGAACTCGCGTCGATCTGGGAGCGCTCCAACGCGTCGCGCGAGCAACTGCTGGCGCAATTGCAGGACTGGTGTCATCGAGCCGAGCAAAGCGGTATCAAGGCTCTGCAAGACTTCGCGATGCGGCTGCGTCGCTACGCCTGA
- a CDS encoding mechanosensitive ion channel domain-containing protein, whose product MHTTFPHMFEDIARDFGRPVMLWQLGILAATLLLAWFVARTLRRRLTAPQAPRYQTLRFGMESLNRAAFPLIGAALVWLARAIAGQFMHTALLDLALVPLVGIGLIYIVFFFARRVFNRDGGVHPWLFLVEKTVSVIVWIGMVLTLMGIQDDVIAWMGSVHFRVANAHMTLLSLVTGLLWVGVTMIVAMWLGSTFEDRLMRSKTLDANLKVVVARVGRAAFVLAAVLVSLSIVGIDITVLGVFGGALGVGLGFGMQKIASNYVSGFIILLDRSLRIGDTINVSGLQGKVTQIRTRYTVVRGLDGIETLIPNEKLITDVVQNQSSYLTRGYAKAAVQIAYTSDVEGAMALLVEAAVDVPRVLREPAPTPYLVGFGPDGINLELGFWIEDAATGTSGVRSTVNRNIWRLFSEHGVSIPLAQREVRIVGAAGGAMSHPVSMTGTGSLAESTANAAPGPLDGAANDGR is encoded by the coding sequence ATGCATACGACATTCCCCCATATGTTCGAGGACATCGCGCGCGACTTCGGTCGGCCCGTGATGTTGTGGCAGCTCGGCATCCTGGCCGCGACGCTGCTGCTCGCGTGGTTCGTCGCGCGCACGTTGCGGCGCCGGCTGACGGCGCCTCAGGCGCCCCGTTACCAGACCCTGCGCTTCGGCATGGAGAGCCTGAACCGCGCGGCCTTTCCGCTGATCGGCGCGGCGCTCGTGTGGCTCGCGCGGGCGATCGCCGGCCAGTTCATGCATACCGCGCTGCTCGATCTGGCGCTGGTGCCGCTGGTCGGCATCGGCCTGATCTACATCGTGTTCTTCTTCGCGCGGCGGGTGTTCAACCGCGACGGCGGCGTGCATCCGTGGCTGTTCCTCGTCGAGAAGACCGTGTCGGTCATCGTGTGGATCGGCATGGTGCTCACGCTGATGGGGATTCAGGACGACGTGATCGCGTGGATGGGCAGCGTGCACTTTCGCGTCGCCAATGCGCATATGACGCTGCTGTCACTCGTCACCGGCCTGTTGTGGGTCGGCGTCACGATGATCGTCGCGATGTGGCTGGGCTCGACATTCGAAGACCGTCTGATGCGCTCGAAAACGCTCGACGCGAATCTCAAGGTGGTGGTTGCGCGCGTCGGCCGAGCGGCCTTCGTGCTGGCAGCGGTGTTGGTCAGTCTGTCGATCGTCGGTATCGACATCACGGTGCTCGGCGTGTTCGGCGGCGCGCTTGGCGTCGGCCTCGGCTTCGGCATGCAGAAGATCGCGAGCAACTACGTGTCGGGCTTCATCATCCTGCTCGACAGGTCGTTGCGCATCGGCGACACGATCAACGTGAGCGGTCTGCAGGGCAAGGTGACGCAGATCCGCACGCGCTACACCGTCGTACGCGGACTCGACGGCATCGAGACGCTGATCCCGAACGAAAAACTGATCACCGACGTGGTGCAGAACCAGTCGTCGTATCTGACGCGCGGCTATGCGAAGGCGGCGGTGCAGATCGCCTATACGTCCGACGTCGAGGGGGCCATGGCACTGCTCGTCGAGGCCGCCGTCGATGTGCCTCGCGTGCTGCGCGAGCCCGCGCCGACGCCTTATCTGGTGGGCTTTGGCCCGGATGGCATCAATCTCGAACTGGGCTTCTGGATTGAGGACGCGGCGACCGGTACGTCGGGAGTGCGTTCGACGGTCAACCGCAATATCTGGCGGTTGTTCTCCGAGCACGGCGTGAGCATTCCGCTTGCGCAACGCGAAGTGCGGATCGTCGGCGCCGCGGGCGGCGCAATGTCGCACCCGGTATCCATGACTGGCACTGGCTCATTGGCCGAGTCCACCGCCAATGCCGCACCCGGGCCGCTGGACGGCGCCGCCAACGACGGCCGCTGA
- a CDS encoding RsmB/NOP family class I SAM-dependent RNA methyltransferase, whose translation MRLHGFLIGQTETLLAEVLRLNGPADATTSRFFRAHPKLGHGERGVIAEAVFAVLRRRMEFAHLAESGSGSPARRMALLGLMQTAGRSALKPFVTEAEATWLEHVAKIDPESLPLRIRLNLPDWICQALSTRFEAAELAQLAAALNYPAPLDLRANPVKASRDDVLGALSKAGIEAGATPFAPFGVRVVGKPPLTKLDAFQQGWLEVQDEGSQLLCSLVAPRRGEMIVDFCAGAGGKTLALGAAMRSTGRLYAFDISERRLAKLKPRLARSGLSNVNPVLIDSEHDAKIKRLAGKIDRVLVDAPCSGLGTLRRNPDLKWRQSPGSVGELAPKQASILASAARLVKKGGRLVYATCSILEAENEAVVQQFLADHPDFALVPVREVLAEQRIELEMGDYLSLWPHRHATDGFFAAVLERQS comes from the coding sequence ATGAGATTGCATGGTTTCCTGATTGGACAAACTGAAACGCTGCTGGCCGAAGTGCTGCGGCTCAACGGCCCGGCCGACGCCACCACCAGCCGCTTTTTCCGCGCCCATCCGAAGCTCGGGCACGGCGAGCGCGGCGTGATCGCCGAAGCGGTGTTCGCGGTGCTGCGGCGCCGGATGGAGTTCGCCCACCTCGCCGAAAGCGGCTCCGGCAGCCCGGCGCGCCGCATGGCCCTGCTCGGTCTGATGCAGACGGCCGGGCGCAGCGCGCTGAAGCCGTTCGTCACCGAGGCGGAGGCGACGTGGCTCGAACACGTCGCGAAGATCGACCCGGAAAGCCTGCCGCTGCGAATTCGCCTGAATCTACCCGACTGGATCTGTCAGGCGCTGTCCACGCGCTTCGAGGCCGCCGAGCTTGCGCAACTGGCCGCCGCGCTGAACTACCCGGCGCCGCTCGATCTGCGCGCGAACCCTGTGAAGGCGAGTCGCGACGACGTGCTGGGCGCGCTGTCGAAGGCCGGCATCGAGGCCGGCGCGACGCCGTTCGCGCCGTTCGGCGTGCGCGTGGTCGGCAAGCCGCCGCTCACGAAGCTCGACGCATTCCAGCAGGGCTGGCTCGAAGTGCAGGACGAGGGCAGCCAGCTGTTGTGCTCGCTGGTCGCGCCACGGCGCGGCGAGATGATCGTCGATTTCTGCGCGGGCGCGGGCGGCAAGACGCTGGCGCTCGGCGCGGCGATGCGCTCGACCGGCCGTCTGTACGCATTCGATATCTCCGAGCGGCGGCTCGCCAAGCTCAAGCCGCGCCTCGCGCGCAGCGGGCTGTCGAACGTGAACCCGGTGCTGATCGACAGCGAGCACGACGCGAAGATCAAGCGGCTGGCCGGCAAGATCGACCGCGTGCTGGTCGATGCGCCGTGCAGCGGCCTCGGCACGCTGCGTCGTAATCCGGATCTGAAGTGGCGCCAGTCGCCGGGGTCGGTTGGTGAACTGGCGCCGAAGCAGGCGTCGATTCTCGCGAGCGCGGCGCGTCTGGTGAAGAAGGGCGGCCGTCTGGTCTATGCGACCTGCTCGATTCTCGAGGCGGAAAACGAGGCGGTCGTGCAGCAGTTTCTCGCCGATCATCCGGACTTCGCGCTCGTGCCCGTGCGCGAAGTGCTTGCCGAACAGCGCATCGAGCTCGAAATGGGCGACTACCTGTCGCTGTGGCCGCACCGTCACGCGACGGACGGCTTTTTCGCCGCCGTGCTCGAGCGCCAAAGCTAA
- the purN gene encoding phosphoribosylglycinamide formyltransferase has translation MKKLVILISGRGSNMEAIVRACASEGWPARIAAVIASRPDAAGLAFAASHGIATAVVDHRQFADRDSFDAALAARIDAFAPDLVVLAGFMRVLTAGFVDHYAGRMLNVHPSLLPSFPGLKTHQQALDAGVRLHGASVHFVTSQLDHGPIVVQSAVPVVAGDTAAMLAERVLATEHIIYPRAVRWFVEGRLALDGLRVTLTPPEPQWLFAGHTAGEGA, from the coding sequence ATGAAAAAACTCGTCATCCTGATTTCCGGACGGGGCAGCAATATGGAAGCCATCGTGCGCGCCTGCGCGAGCGAGGGCTGGCCGGCGCGGATCGCCGCCGTGATTGCCAGCCGTCCCGATGCCGCGGGCCTCGCGTTCGCGGCGTCGCATGGTATCGCCACGGCGGTGGTCGATCACCGCCAGTTTGCCGATCGCGACAGCTTCGATGCGGCGCTCGCCGCGCGGATCGATGCGTTCGCACCGGACCTCGTGGTGCTCGCCGGCTTCATGCGGGTGCTCACCGCGGGCTTCGTCGACCATTACGCCGGGCGCATGCTGAACGTGCATCCGTCGCTGCTGCCCAGCTTTCCCGGCCTCAAGACCCATCAACAGGCACTCGACGCCGGCGTGCGGCTGCACGGCGCGTCGGTGCATTTCGTTACGTCGCAGCTCGATCATGGGCCGATCGTCGTACAGTCGGCCGTGCCGGTCGTCGCGGGTGACACCGCCGCCATGCTCGCCGAGCGCGTGCTGGCCACCGAACACATCATTTATCCACGCGCGGTGCGCTGGTTCGTCGAAGGGCGTCTCGCGCTCGACGGCCTACGTGTCACGCTTACGCCGCCGGAGCCGCAATGGCTCTTTGCCGGTCACACCGCCGGAGAGGGCGCATGA